A section of the Amycolatopsis sp. AA4 genome encodes:
- the cobF gene encoding precorrin-6A synthase (deacetylating), with protein MRKIYAIGIGAGDPEHLTVQAVDRLNRVDVFFVLDKGSAKADLVQLRQEILERFVSRPGYRVVSAKDPDRDRKPADYRTAVADWHQLRTDVYERLIRDELADGETGAFLVWGDPALYDSTIALIEAVLARGNVAFDYEVVPGISSISALVARHRTTMNQIGRAVQLTTGRRLAEGWPSDADDVFVLLDAHTAFDQYADQGLWIYWGAYVGTPDEILLSGPLDEALATKIRETRAAAREQHGWIMDTYLLRRPE; from the coding sequence ATGCGGAAGATCTACGCGATCGGGATCGGCGCCGGCGACCCGGAACACTTGACGGTGCAGGCAGTCGACCGGCTCAATCGCGTCGACGTGTTCTTCGTGCTCGACAAGGGCAGCGCGAAGGCCGACCTGGTGCAGCTGCGCCAGGAGATCCTGGAGCGGTTCGTGAGCCGGCCGGGGTATCGGGTAGTGAGCGCGAAGGACCCGGACCGCGACCGGAAGCCCGCGGACTACCGGACCGCGGTCGCCGACTGGCACCAGCTCCGCACTGACGTCTACGAGCGGCTGATCCGCGACGAGCTGGCCGACGGCGAGACCGGCGCGTTCCTCGTCTGGGGCGATCCGGCGCTGTACGACAGCACGATCGCGTTGATCGAGGCCGTGCTGGCACGTGGGAACGTGGCGTTCGACTACGAGGTGGTGCCGGGGATCAGCAGCATCTCCGCGCTGGTGGCCCGGCATCGCACGACGATGAACCAGATCGGCCGTGCCGTGCAGCTCACGACGGGGCGCCGGTTGGCCGAGGGCTGGCCGAGCGACGCCGATGACGTCTTCGTGCTGCTTGACGCGCACACCGCGTTCGATCAGTACGCGGACCAGGGGTTGTGGATCTATTGGGGCGCGTACGTCGGCACTCCGGACGAGATCTTGCTGTCCGGGCCGTTGGATGAGGCCTTGGCGACGAAGATCCGCGAGACGCGGGCCGCGGCCCGGGAGCAGCACGGGTGGATCATGGACACATACTTGCTGCGCCGGCCGGAGTGA